The Suricata suricatta isolate VVHF042 unplaced genomic scaffold, meerkat_22Aug2017_6uvM2_HiC HiC_scaffold_348, whole genome shotgun sequence DNA window gtttgtttGATTATGTAATCTCTatgccaacgtggggctcgatctgacGAACTCACGAACCCAGAGATCAGGAATCCCCGGCTCTCCCAACCGAGCCCGCCGGGCACCGCTACCCCAATTTCAAACACAAAAAGACCACCCACCACAGTTTCCAGACTTGTTTCGTTTCATTACcgtataaaaatatttcccatgaTGCACAGAAGCATTCTTCCCACCCCTAGTCGTTTTAGGGTTaagagaaggaggtgggggggggcttaTTGAGGGGGGGGTTGGGAAACAAAGATGCCTAGAAAAAAGGCCCGGGTCCCTGGAGAACTGGGCACCTGCAGGATCAAGGCTCTTACCTTTTTGGACCATCAACGTATTGAGTGCGCTGGAAAATGTTTTCCAGCTCCTGCACCTGATCCGCTGTGAACCTAGAGCGCGGGACTCCTTGAGGCCTGCCACAGACCGGAAGAGCCCCAACGGCTGCCCCTTGGGGTGGCGGTTCAGGGTGCTGCTGCCCCAGCTCCTGGACGCCACCGCCGATCTCCTGGTTCCCTGAGCCGTCGTGGTCCACCACGCCTTCAGGGTTGATGTCGCCTTCACGCCTGACGTTGCCTGGAAGGCCTTCCTCGGCTTCTGGTGCTGCCTCCTCCACAGGTTCGGATCTTACTTCCACTTCTTGCATTCCCACCCAGCGGTAGTCGGGATCTAGGAATTCACCCGGGTAGAAGTAGTCGCCACTGGGCAGTGACTCCATGGCGGTAGTGAGGTGGAAGGCTACCGCCTCCGCAAGCCCTGTGGTGACTGAGAGCCGAGTGGGTCTTTTGGCTCGCTGTATCAGTTCGAAAGGTTTGGCACAGGCCCAACACTTATCGCCTGACTCTTTAGACGATTGCTATTGGCAGTCCTTTACCGCCAACTGTGGTGGGTGGAGCTTGCTGAGGCGCATGGGTGGCAGGGGCGTGGCCACAAAGTAAGGGTCTCAAGGGAAATGCAGGAGTTTGGGTTCCTGAAGAATGGGGTCTCtacttcatttattaaaaaaaattttaaggtgtctgttttttgagagagagagaaacaaagtgccagcagggaggggcagacagagagggagacacagaatccgaagcaggcccctggcgctgagctgtcagcacagggctccatgtggggctcaaactcctgaactgcgagatcatagcctgagccaaagtcagaggctcaaccaactgagccacccaagtgcccctggggGCTCTAATTTAAAGTTTGGGTTACCATGCTGCCCTTGAGCAGTGTCTGGTCTGAAGACCTGGCTGTACTGGAGAATGGAAACTGATTTGGGGGGCAAGTGAGGGACGGGGAGACATGGGGGCTCCAGACATCACACTACCGAC harbors:
- the LOC115285034 gene encoding rhox homeobox family member 1-like: MESLPSGDYFYPGEFLDPDYRWVGMQEVEVRSEPVEEAAPEAEEGLPGNVRREGDINPEGVVDHDGSGNQEIGGGVQELGQQHPEPPPQGAAVGALPVCGRPQGVPRSRFTADQVQELENIFQRTQYVDGPK